The Anaerotignum propionicum DSM 1682 sequence TCGGAAAAGGTTTTCAATCCAATATTATGTCGGTTTCAAGGGGTGTTGCTCTCATTCCAATCATCATCATAGCGAACTCTCTATTTCAGTTAAATGGAGTGATATGGTCTATGACTGTTTCCGAATTTTTTGCTTGCCTCACAGGCACAATTTTATGGCTTTTTTCAAAAAAAGCTATCAACGAAAAAGCTTTGCAAGAACGAATGACATTTGATACTGATGTTATGTAAAGAATATTTAGACAGCTTAATTAAGAATCTACAAGCTTAGCTTCAATGTTCGCAACACGGTAGCTTACTTTATTACGGAAGAACAAACTATAATAATATCACTTTTTTCAATATTAAAAGGCTAAGTACAAATTCATCAATTGGCCTATCACTTAGCCTTTTATTGCAAATTTAGCTTCATTTATAGCGTGACGAAAAAAATCTCTCTTCTATCCGAAAAATCTTTTTATTTCTATTTCTGCATTTTCAACAGAGTCCGAACCATGAATTATATTAAATGTTGTGTCGGAAGCAAAATCTCCTCTTATTGTCCCTGCGACTGCATCTTCAAACTTTGTTGCACCGATTAAAATCCTCATTCCCTTAACAGCCTTTTCCCCTTCCACTATCAGCCCTACCACAGGACCGCTAGTCATATATTCAACAATTTCCGAAAAAAACGATTCACCACTTATGTGGCAATAATGCTCCTTTAAAATCTTTTCATCAAGACTTATCATTTTGATATCGGCTATGGAGTATCCTTTTCTTTCAATGCGGGCTATAATTTCTCCCATAATACCTCTCTTTAGCACATCAGGCTTTAACATAATATACGTTCTTTCATATGCCATAATCATCCCTATCCTTTCGGTTTTATAAGTTGCGATTTAAAATATTTAGATAAATCGAGGTTTTTTTCAATTGCAGCTAAGGCTTATTGACTGAATGAGTCAATAGCTATATAATGAAATTATAATAACATTGAAGGAGGCGAAGTTTGTGCAAATTCATTCAAGTATTGAAAACCATAAAATTATGTCTATGGAAAAAGAAAAACGAAATATAATACTAAATGCTTCCATGTCTGAGTTTTCAAAAGGATTTAAAATGGCGTCCACTGATTTAATTGCACAAAAAGCAGGAATTTCCAAAGGGCTCCTTTTTCACTATTTTGGAACCAAAAGAGACTTATATCTTTTTATATTGGATTATGCCTTAGAAACGGTCATGAATGAATATAAAAGTCTTCTCTATTCTGATGAGAAGGATTTATTAGAACGTATCTGGCAAATATCCTTGCTTAAAAAAGACCTATGCGGTCAATATCCTGACATCTTTGAATTTTTGACTGCGTCTTATTATCAAATTTCAGAGCAGCCAAATGACTTTGCCCTTAGATATATGGAGTTAAAGAAAGAATTATACAGACTTCTTTACGATAACATTGACGAAGACTTACTTAAAGAAAATATCAACAAGGTTATGGCATCAAACATTATACGTTGGACGTTGGAAGGATTATCACAAAAAATGACCCATGAAAAGAAGTCATTTAAACAAATGAGTAAAGAGTTTGACACTTATCTTGAAGAAACAAAAAGCTATTTAAATTTGCTAAGGGAGTTATTGTACCGCTAACAAGGAGGTGAAGGGAATGGAAAAAGAACCGATTATTCAGCTTAAAAATATTACGAAAGAATATAAAATGGGTGAGGTTTCAGTTAAGGCCTTAAGGGGTGTCGACTTCTCCCTCTACGATAACGAGCTTGTAGTAATATTAGGCACAAGCGGTTCCGGAAAAAGCACGATGCTTAATATAATAGGCGGAATTGACAAACCCACAAGGGGAGATATCCTCTATAACGGAAAAAATATTTCCTACGCCACTGAAGCGGAACTTACAAAGTTTCGTCGAGAGGCTGTTGGCTTTGTTTTTCAGTTTTATAACTTAATCCCTAACTTGACTGCCAGGGAAAATATTTTATTGGCATCAGAGCTGTCATCTTCCCCCATTTCTGCTGACGAACTTTTAAAGCAAATCGGTTTGGAGGAAAGAGGTGACCATTTTCCCTCTCAGTTATCAGGAGGTGAACAACAGCGGATTGCCATTGCAAGAGCCGTAAGTAAAAATCCTCCTATCCTTCTGTGTGACGAACCTACGGGAGCGTTGGATTTTAAAACGGGAATTCAAGTTTTGCGTATTTTAAAAGATTACCAGAAAACCCGCAAAAAAATAGTTGTAATTATTACACATAACTCTTCAATAGGAGAAATGGCCGACCGCGTTATACATGTAAGAGACGGCCTTATTGACAGCATAACAGAAAATAAAAATCCTGTTTTGCCCGAAGAATTGAGGTGGTAGCATGCTTCTTCGAAAAGCAAAGCGAACTTTATTAGCAAATAAAAAATCATATTTTGCCTGCATGTTTTTAATTGCGGTTGGAATTATCATGCAAACCGCTTTATGTATTGCAGCTTCGGGACTTGAAAAATCCATGCTTGAATTTTATAAGTCTAATAATTTGGCAGATACATATGCAACTGTTCAATCTATGCCGGAAGACTATGTTGATACATTAGAAAAAATACCAGGTATTTCTTCCGCTGAAGGCAGATACATAGCCGAAATGCGTGCAGAAATTCCCAATTCGGATGAAACAATAACCTTAAGGCTTATTG is a genomic window containing:
- a CDS encoding TetR/AcrR family transcriptional regulator, giving the protein MQIHSSIENHKIMSMEKEKRNIILNASMSEFSKGFKMASTDLIAQKAGISKGLLFHYFGTKRDLYLFILDYALETVMNEYKSLLYSDEKDLLERIWQISLLKKDLCGQYPDIFEFLTASYYQISEQPNDFALRYMELKKELYRLLYDNIDEDLLKENINKVMASNIIRWTLEGLSQKMTHEKKSFKQMSKEFDTYLEETKSYLNLLRELLYR
- a CDS encoding ABC transporter ATP-binding protein; translation: MEKEPIIQLKNITKEYKMGEVSVKALRGVDFSLYDNELVVILGTSGSGKSTMLNIIGGIDKPTRGDILYNGKNISYATEAELTKFRREAVGFVFQFYNLIPNLTARENILLASELSSSPISADELLKQIGLEERGDHFPSQLSGGEQQRIAIARAVSKNPPILLCDEPTGALDFKTGIQVLRILKDYQKTRKKIVVIITHNSSIGEMADRVIHVRDGLIDSITENKNPVLPEELRW
- the ndk gene encoding nucleoside-diphosphate kinase; protein product: MAYERTYIMLKPDVLKRGIMGEIIARIERKGYSIADIKMISLDEKILKEHYCHISGESFFSEIVEYMTSGPVVGLIVEGEKAVKGMRILIGATKFEDAVAGTIRGDFASDTTFNIIHGSDSVENAEIEIKRFFG